The following coding sequences lie in one Treponema socranskii subsp. buccale genomic window:
- a CDS encoding FAD-dependent oxidoreductase has product MNDIYDFDCIVAGGGIAGSLAAASAGRMGLSVLLAEEQGALGGSMTSSGTGPMMTFHAGSTQVIRGITDELVRRLVKKGLSPGHTVDSTGYTYTVTPFDAEGFKRELELMCLEAGVTILYHSSIESVSLCAGRAESVSLLSCGKKLSARAPYFIDATGDGDLIFQAGVPYAEGRDSDGKDQPMTMNFRLSNVDIDSIRALMDKDASLFPFLKSKIGIQKKASRLSCSGFEDIMKDGIKKGEITFDRDIALFFETNTRDEVIVNMTRINGESPVDPFGISRAETEGRRQVWELYAFMKKHIPGFARAHLIASGPSVGVRSSRRMKGIYTITADDILSARRFDDAVVAFGYPIDIHSSDGAATDSRFLKDGEYYTIPYRTLVNASVPNVMAAGRDISASFEAQASTRLSPCCGALGEAAGVAAAIAKRHGCLPIDVPTGELRAALEERGAFLG; this is encoded by the coding sequence ATGAATGATATATATGATTTCGATTGCATCGTAGCGGGAGGAGGCATTGCGGGTTCGCTCGCCGCCGCAAGCGCGGGCCGTATGGGGCTTTCCGTGCTGCTCGCCGAAGAGCAGGGAGCGCTCGGCGGTTCCATGACGAGTTCTGGAACCGGTCCCATGATGACCTTTCACGCGGGAAGCACGCAAGTGATCCGTGGAATCACCGACGAGCTCGTGCGGCGTCTCGTAAAAAAAGGCTTGTCGCCCGGACATACGGTCGATTCTACCGGTTATACGTATACGGTTACTCCTTTCGACGCTGAAGGCTTTAAGCGGGAGCTCGAGCTTATGTGCCTTGAAGCGGGAGTTACGATTTTATATCACTCATCGATTGAAAGCGTGTCCCTTTGCGCGGGAAGGGCGGAATCCGTTTCATTATTAAGCTGCGGAAAAAAACTTTCTGCGCGCGCTCCGTATTTTATCGATGCGACGGGGGACGGAGACCTCATTTTTCAGGCGGGCGTACCTTATGCAGAGGGAAGGGATTCCGACGGCAAAGATCAGCCCATGACGATGAACTTCCGCCTTTCGAATGTCGATATCGACTCGATCCGCGCTCTTATGGACAAGGACGCATCGCTTTTTCCTTTTTTGAAATCGAAAATCGGCATACAAAAAAAAGCGAGCCGTCTTTCGTGTTCGGGCTTTGAAGATATTATGAAAGACGGTATCAAAAAAGGGGAAATCACCTTTGACCGCGATATAGCGCTTTTTTTCGAAACGAATACGAGGGACGAAGTGATCGTCAATATGACGCGCATAAACGGCGAAAGCCCCGTCGATCCCTTCGGCATCAGCCGCGCGGAAACCGAGGGAAGACGGCAAGTGTGGGAGCTGTACGCTTTTATGAAAAAGCACATACCGGGTTTCGCCCGCGCTCACCTTATCGCATCGGGTCCTTCAGTCGGCGTACGAAGTTCTCGCCGCATGAAAGGCATTTATACGATTACGGCGGACGATATTCTTTCCGCCCGCCGCTTCGATGATGCGGTTGTCGCATTCGGCTATCCGATCGATATCCATTCGAGCGACGGAGCGGCGACCGATTCGCGCTTTTTGAAAGACGGAGAATACTATACGATTCCTTACCGTACGCTCGTCAACGCTTCCGTGCCGAATGTTATGGCCGCGGGAAGAGACATAAGCGCATCCTTTGAAGCGCAGGCGTCGACGCGCCTTTCTCCGTGCTGCGGTGCGCTCGGAGAAGCCGCAGGTGTTGCCGCTGCAATCGCAAAACGGCACGGCTGTCTTCCGATCGATGTTCCGACGGGAGAACTCCGAGCGGCACTCGAAGAACGGGGCGCATTTTTAGGATAG
- the argS gene encoding arginine--tRNA ligase, translating into MNDAKSACRVVVAAALNRFIAEKNPDASAVASETLTLQTPPDPALGDIGVPMFAYAKLLRLAPPAIAQSVVHIINSETSFEGISVSSVGEFLAVGPYVNVKLDKSSASFAILSRIAREGIEYGSKSDDGKKTFAGKRVMVEYSGPNTNKPLHLGHMRNDALGESVSRILKKAGAEVYKVNIINNRGIHICKSMLAYKLFHEANGDTPESLGIKGDHFVGRCYVEFDAYAKEHPEAVADAEAMLRAWEAGDEKVLALWKKMNDWTISGIEKTYARTGVSFDKLYFESETYLKGKDEIKAGLEKGIFFKADDGSVRIDVSEVVGGKDDREHEKVLLRKDGTSVYMTQDIGMAISRHDDWPFNRLVYVVASEQIYHFKVLFYILKKLGFDWANDLYHLSYGLVNLPSGRMKSREGTIVDADDLIDELHAASLKEIEAKGREEDVGDADDVAEKIALAALHYYLLNVAPVKDMLFNPEESLSFTGNTGPYLQYMGARIASILRKAEESGIAPDTSEKAVSLLSSESEWDLIKKLGDFPSVVAKAAEALDPSMVAQYLYDVSKAFGKFYQQCPILAAEKTELVKGRLFLAECTLTVLKNAMYLVLVPYLEKM; encoded by the coding sequence ATGAATGATGCTAAAAGCGCTTGCCGCGTCGTGGTCGCTGCGGCGTTGAATCGATTTATCGCCGAAAAAAATCCGGATGCTTCCGCTGTCGCTTCGGAAACTTTGACGCTGCAAACTCCTCCCGATCCGGCTCTGGGCGATATCGGCGTTCCGATGTTCGCCTATGCAAAACTTCTCCGTCTCGCTCCTCCCGCGATCGCTCAAAGCGTCGTGCATATTATCAATTCCGAAACGTCGTTCGAAGGGATCTCCGTATCTTCCGTCGGCGAATTCCTTGCTGTGGGCCCTTACGTAAACGTCAAGCTCGATAAATCGTCGGCTTCTTTTGCGATCCTTTCGCGCATCGCCCGAGAGGGTATCGAGTACGGTTCGAAGAGCGACGACGGGAAAAAAACTTTTGCCGGAAAGCGCGTTATGGTCGAATATTCCGGTCCGAATACGAATAAACCGCTCCATCTCGGTCACATGAGAAACGACGCGCTCGGTGAAAGCGTGAGCCGCATTTTGAAAAAAGCGGGCGCGGAAGTGTATAAGGTGAACATCATCAATAACCGCGGCATACATATCTGCAAATCGATGCTCGCGTATAAACTCTTTCACGAAGCCAATGGCGACACGCCCGAGTCGCTCGGTATAAAAGGCGATCACTTTGTCGGCCGGTGCTATGTCGAATTCGACGCGTATGCAAAAGAACATCCCGAAGCCGTCGCCGATGCGGAAGCGATGCTGAGAGCGTGGGAAGCGGGAGACGAAAAAGTTCTCGCGCTTTGGAAAAAGATGAACGACTGGACGATTTCGGGTATCGAAAAAACCTATGCGCGTACCGGCGTATCCTTCGACAAACTCTATTTCGAAAGCGAAACCTATCTCAAAGGCAAAGACGAAATCAAAGCGGGGCTTGAAAAGGGCATATTTTTCAAAGCGGACGACGGATCCGTGCGCATCGACGTGAGTGAAGTCGTCGGAGGCAAAGACGATCGCGAACACGAAAAAGTGCTGCTCAGAAAAGATGGCACGTCCGTCTACATGACGCAGGATATCGGCATGGCGATCAGCCGGCACGACGACTGGCCGTTCAACCGTCTCGTTTACGTCGTCGCAAGCGAGCAGATCTATCATTTTAAAGTGCTCTTTTATATATTGAAAAAACTCGGTTTCGATTGGGCGAACGATCTCTATCATTTAAGTTACGGTCTTGTCAATTTGCCGAGCGGCAGAATGAAAAGCAGAGAAGGAACGATAGTCGACGCCGACGATTTAATCGACGAACTCCATGCGGCATCTCTCAAAGAAATTGAAGCGAAGGGCAGGGAAGAAGACGTCGGAGATGCGGACGATGTAGCGGAAAAGATTGCGCTCGCAGCCCTCCATTATTATTTATTGAATGTCGCACCGGTTAAAGACATGCTCTTTAATCCCGAAGAGTCGCTGTCCTTTACCGGAAATACCGGCCCCTATCTGCAGTACATGGGTGCGCGCATCGCGTCGATTTTGCGGAAAGCGGAAGAAAGCGGCATCGCTCCCGATACAAGCGAAAAAGCCGTTTCGCTTCTCTCGTCTGAAAGCGAATGGGATTTAATAAAAAAACTCGGCGATTTTCCGTCCGTCGTCGCAAAAGCTGCGGAAGCGCTCGATCCGAGCATGGTCGCGCAGTATTTGTACGACGTAAGCAAAGCGTTCGGCAAATTCTATCAGCAATGCCCGATCCTCGCCGCGGAAAAAACGGAGCTCGTAAAAGGGCGCCTCTTCCTTGCCGAATGCACGCTCACCGTTTTAAAAAACGCGATGTATCTCGTGCTCGTGCCGTATTTGGAAAAGATGTAG
- a CDS encoding NAD(P)-dependent oxidoreductase — protein MKKIGFIGVGIMGKSMVRNLMKAGFDLRIFARHKQNVEDVISEGAVFCDSISDCVKDSDAVITIVGFPPDVEDVYFSPGKIMASAKKGTYLIDMTTTSPTLAERLYREGKAKGFHVIDAPVTGGDTGAKAGTLSILAGGDKEDFEACMPLFKAMGTNINYQGKAGNGQHAKMANQILIAGALSGVCEAFAYAKAKGLDLNVLLKSVATGAAGSKQLDAFGPKLIAGDYAPGFKLKHFIKDMKLADDEAKKAGLHLGVLEHVLENYEALEKEGLGEDGTQSLIKRY, from the coding sequence ATGAAAAAAATCGGTTTTATCGGCGTCGGGATTATGGGAAAATCGATGGTACGCAATCTTATGAAAGCGGGATTCGATCTTCGCATATTCGCACGGCATAAGCAAAACGTTGAAGACGTCATTTCCGAGGGCGCAGTCTTTTGCGACAGCATTTCGGACTGCGTCAAAGACTCCGACGCGGTTATCACGATCGTAGGCTTTCCGCCCGACGTCGAAGACGTGTATTTTTCTCCCGGAAAAATTATGGCGAGCGCGAAAAAGGGAACATATCTCATCGATATGACGACGACGAGCCCGACGCTTGCAGAACGTTTGTACCGCGAAGGAAAAGCGAAGGGCTTTCACGTGATCGACGCGCCGGTTACCGGAGGCGACACGGGTGCAAAAGCGGGTACGCTTTCCATTCTCGCAGGCGGAGACAAAGAAGATTTCGAAGCGTGTATGCCGCTTTTCAAAGCGATGGGAACGAATATCAATTATCAGGGCAAAGCGGGAAACGGTCAGCATGCGAAGATGGCGAATCAAATACTGATCGCGGGCGCACTTTCGGGCGTGTGCGAAGCGTTTGCGTACGCGAAAGCGAAGGGGCTCGATTTGAACGTATTGTTAAAATCGGTTGCAACGGGAGCGGCAGGGAGCAAGCAGCTCGACGCGTTCGGCCCGAAGCTCATCGCGGGCGACTACGCTCCGGGCTTTAAGCTCAAGCATTTTATTAAAGACATGAAGCTTGCCGACGACGAAGCGAAAAAAGCGGGACTGCATCTCGGAGTGCTTGAGCACGTGCTCGAAAATTACGAAGCGCTCGAAAAAGAAGGATTGGGCGAAGACGGCACGCAGTCACTCATAAAACGCTATTAG
- the leuA gene encoding 2-isopropylmalate synthase: MAGMDAKGKYRQFPKIDIGKREWPDKLITKAPVWCSVDLRDGNQALVNPMGVEQKLDFFDLLVKIGFKEIEVGFPSASETEYVFLRRLIEENRVPEDVTLQVLCQAREHLVKKTFASLKGAPKAIFHIYNSTSPAQRKYTFGMTKAQVTQLALDGVKCVQDCLSDAGDTHIRLEYSPESFSTTEIEYAVEICEAVKEAWAKTTSDKIILNLPTTVECATPNIFADQIEYFCKHISNRENVIVSLHNHNDRGEAVASCELGLLAGADRVEGTLFGNGERTGNLDIVNVALNMYTQGVDPALDFTHIDSVRERYEEFTGMSVGPRVPYAGELVFTAFSGSHQDAIRKGMAARTRAGESALWDVPYLPIDPHDIGRQYEGIIRINSQSGKGGAAFILEQDYGIMLPKAMHAAFGDIVKVAADEAQRELKSEEIYDIFAKTWLNKTSPLKILDLNETHLDRGIESDGDEQVMCRAAVEWKGEKYTIGAKGNGPLDAFVNALKSTPVPKFNITSFHEHSIGRGSDTSAMAYVQITTEDGKQVWGAGRSSNVGRAGVTAVVSAINF, encoded by the coding sequence ATGGCAGGAATGGATGCAAAAGGAAAGTACCGGCAGTTTCCGAAAATCGATATCGGAAAGCGCGAATGGCCGGATAAGCTTATCACAAAAGCGCCGGTGTGGTGTTCGGTCGATCTCCGCGACGGCAATCAGGCGCTCGTCAATCCTATGGGCGTAGAGCAAAAGCTCGATTTTTTCGATCTACTCGTAAAGATCGGATTCAAAGAAATCGAAGTGGGATTTCCGTCCGCATCCGAAACGGAGTATGTGTTTTTACGCAGGCTTATCGAAGAAAACCGAGTACCCGAAGACGTAACGCTGCAAGTGCTCTGCCAGGCGCGTGAACACCTTGTCAAAAAGACCTTCGCATCGCTGAAAGGTGCGCCGAAAGCGATTTTCCACATCTACAATTCGACGTCCCCCGCGCAGCGAAAATATACGTTCGGCATGACAAAGGCGCAGGTTACGCAGCTCGCCCTCGACGGCGTCAAGTGCGTACAGGACTGTCTTTCGGACGCGGGCGACACGCACATCCGCCTCGAATATTCGCCTGAAAGTTTTTCGACGACCGAAATCGAATACGCGGTCGAAATCTGCGAAGCGGTAAAAGAAGCGTGGGCGAAAACGACGAGTGATAAAATTATTTTGAATTTGCCGACGACGGTCGAATGTGCGACGCCGAACATCTTCGCCGATCAAATCGAATATTTTTGCAAACACATTTCGAACCGCGAAAACGTCATCGTCAGTTTACACAATCACAACGACCGCGGAGAAGCCGTCGCTTCGTGCGAACTCGGCTTGCTTGCGGGAGCAGACAGAGTTGAAGGCACGCTTTTCGGAAACGGCGAGCGCACGGGAAACCTCGACATCGTAAACGTCGCCCTCAATATGTATACGCAGGGCGTCGATCCCGCTCTCGATTTTACGCATATCGACAGCGTGCGCGAGCGCTACGAAGAGTTTACCGGCATGAGCGTCGGTCCCCGCGTGCCTTATGCGGGCGAACTCGTGTTTACCGCCTTTTCCGGTTCCCATCAGGATGCGATTCGAAAAGGTATGGCTGCCCGAACTCGGGCAGGGGAGAGCGCTCTGTGGGATGTGCCCTATCTTCCGATCGATCCTCACGACATCGGAAGACAATACGAAGGCATCATCAGGATCAACAGTCAAAGCGGAAAAGGAGGTGCCGCCTTTATCCTCGAACAGGACTACGGCATCATGCTGCCCAAAGCGATGCATGCGGCTTTCGGCGATATCGTTAAAGTCGCTGCGGACGAAGCGCAGAGAGAACTCAAAAGCGAAGAGATATACGATATCTTTGCGAAGACATGGCTCAATAAAACCTCTCCGCTTAAAATACTCGATTTGAACGAAACGCATCTCGACCGCGGTATCGAAAGCGACGGCGACGAGCAGGTTATGTGCCGCGCCGCAGTCGAATGGAAGGGCGAAAAGTACACGATCGGCGCAAAGGGAAACGGTCCGCTCGACGCTTTCGTCAACGCGCTGAAATCGACACCGGTTCCGAAATTCAATATAACATCGTTCCACGAACACAGCATCGGACGCGGCAGCGATACGAGCGCTATGGCGTATGTGCAGATCACGACGGAAGACGGAAAGCAAGTGTGGGGTGCTGGCAGGAGCAGCAACGTCGGGCGTGCGGGAGTCACCGCCGTGGTAAGTGCGATAAATTTTTAA
- the metG gene encoding methionine--tRNA ligase, with amino-acid sequence MNRKLITSALPYVNNVPHLGNLIQMLSADVFARFCRSRGCDTLYICGTDEYGTATETKALEEGKTPRELCDHYYKLHTEIYDWFHIAFDKFGRTSNEEIKDVTQEIFNNLDANGFIKEHVTKQLFCPHCNMFLADRYVRGTCPKCGSEDARGDQCENCGSLLDPTDLIKAKCATCGSSPEVRETKHLYIDLPAIEGRLEAWMEKASVEGKWSANAIQMTKAWIRDGLNERAITRDLKWGIPVPKEGYEDKVFYVWFDAPIGYISITLQLANELAAAGKKSFDYKSWWLPSESDEAAAKIPVELFQFIGKDNIPFHTVVFPSSLLGSGRDWTKLFHMSSTEFLNYEDGKFSKSKGVGVFGTDAKESGIPADAWRFYIFYNRPEKSDYQFTWKDFQEKYNAELIGNLGNLVNRTLLFVNKYYGGKIPDAPEDEALWAEVKARERRITELLEWANLKDAFREIFAISDIGNKAFQAAEPWKTRNTDPEKAAKLIHNLCYVIKDLMILTAPYLPQYAQKVASFFGKTITEKRIGKDDPEGALRWSDLGKTEGLSEIGATSVYFTPMDDKTMKAFKERFSGNQKSREEGALGKPNAQKAKAEKKEPALAADMCAHFNKFVSLKVAKIVSVERNPESDKLYIEHLDDGSGTERVIQSGLVPYLKEDELLGKHIILVDNLAPRKMRGIESRGMLLAADYTDEAGKECVELVTAPWAAPGTPVVLEGEDPSAQKEKEISADVFFQIEIKVHDRTVVIQDKKLTADGKALTTEKTVNGGVA; translated from the coding sequence ATGAATAGAAAACTCATTACATCGGCGCTTCCGTACGTCAACAACGTTCCTCATCTCGGAAATCTCATTCAAATGCTTTCAGCCGACGTCTTTGCACGCTTTTGCAGAAGCAGGGGCTGCGATACGCTGTACATCTGCGGTACCGACGAATACGGCACGGCAACCGAGACGAAAGCGCTCGAAGAGGGCAAAACGCCGCGCGAACTCTGCGATCACTATTATAAACTGCACACGGAAATATACGATTGGTTTCACATCGCTTTCGACAAATTCGGACGTACGTCGAACGAAGAGATCAAAGACGTTACGCAGGAAATTTTTAACAATCTCGATGCGAACGGCTTTATCAAAGAGCACGTGACAAAGCAGCTCTTTTGTCCGCACTGCAATATGTTTTTGGCCGACCGTTATGTGCGCGGCACCTGTCCCAAATGCGGAAGTGAAGACGCGAGAGGCGATCAGTGCGAAAACTGCGGCAGCCTCCTCGATCCGACCGATTTAATAAAAGCGAAATGCGCTACCTGCGGTTCTTCCCCCGAAGTGCGGGAGACGAAGCACTTGTACATCGATTTGCCTGCGATTGAGGGGCGGCTTGAAGCGTGGATGGAAAAGGCGAGCGTCGAAGGAAAGTGGAGCGCAAACGCGATTCAAATGACAAAGGCGTGGATAAGAGACGGTTTAAATGAACGTGCGATCACGCGGGATTTGAAATGGGGCATACCCGTGCCGAAAGAAGGCTACGAAGACAAAGTCTTTTACGTGTGGTTCGACGCGCCGATCGGCTATATTTCGATAACGCTCCAGCTCGCAAACGAACTCGCTGCGGCGGGGAAAAAATCCTTCGACTATAAAAGCTGGTGGCTTCCGTCCGAATCCGATGAAGCGGCGGCCAAAATACCCGTCGAGCTTTTTCAATTTATCGGCAAAGACAATATCCCCTTTCACACGGTCGTCTTTCCGTCGAGCCTGCTCGGAAGCGGACGCGATTGGACAAAGCTCTTTCACATGAGTTCGACCGAATTTTTAAATTATGAAGACGGCAAATTTTCGAAGTCGAAGGGCGTCGGCGTATTCGGAACGGATGCGAAGGAAAGCGGTATTCCCGCGGATGCATGGCGGTTTTACATCTTTTACAACCGTCCGGAAAAATCCGATTATCAATTTACGTGGAAGGATTTTCAGGAAAAATACAATGCGGAACTTATCGGAAATCTCGGCAATCTCGTAAACCGCACGCTGCTGTTCGTCAACAAATACTACGGCGGCAAAATCCCCGACGCTCCTGAAGACGAAGCGTTGTGGGCGGAAGTAAAAGCGCGGGAGCGGAGAATTACCGAACTGCTCGAATGGGCGAATCTCAAAGACGCGTTCCGCGAAATTTTTGCGATAAGCGATATCGGAAACAAAGCGTTCCAAGCGGCCGAGCCGTGGAAAACGCGCAACACCGATCCTGAAAAAGCGGCAAAGCTCATACACAATTTGTGCTATGTCATAAAAGATTTGATGATATTGACGGCACCCTATCTCCCGCAGTATGCGCAAAAAGTCGCTTCGTTTTTCGGTAAAACGATCACCGAAAAGCGTATCGGAAAGGACGATCCGGAAGGTGCGCTTAGGTGGAGCGATCTCGGAAAAACGGAGGGGCTTTCGGAGATAGGAGCGACGAGCGTATACTTTACGCCGATGGACGATAAGACGATGAAAGCTTTTAAAGAGCGTTTTTCGGGCAATCAAAAATCGCGCGAAGAAGGGGCGCTCGGAAAGCCGAATGCGCAAAAGGCAAAGGCCGAAAAAAAAGAGCCTGCCCTCGCAGCCGATATGTGCGCGCATTTTAATAAATTCGTTTCGCTCAAAGTCGCAAAGATCGTTTCCGTCGAACGCAATCCCGAATCCGATAAGCTCTATATCGAGCACCTCGACGACGGAAGCGGTACGGAGCGCGTCATTCAAAGCGGGCTCGTGCCGTATTTAAAAGAAGACGAACTGCTCGGAAAGCACATCATCCTCGTCGATAACCTCGCTCCGCGGAAAATGCGCGGAATTGAAAGCCGCGGTATGCTCCTTGCGGCGGATTACACCGATGAAGCGGGCAAAGAATGCGTCGAACTCGTAACGGCTCCGTGGGCGGCTCCCGGCACTCCCGTCGTGCTTGAAGGAGAAGATCCTTCGGCGCAAAAAGAAAAAGAGATAAGCGCGGACGTGTTTTTCCAAATCGAAATAAAAGTGCATGACCGCACCGTCGTTATTCAGGATAAAAAACTCACGGCGGACGGAAAAGCGCTTACGACGGAAAAAACCGTAAACGGCGGAGTAGCATAA
- a CDS encoding lipid II:glycine glycyltransferase FemX encodes MFSFTISPLSPRSLADGGERFLQSPFWAAFKSLHGWKSLFFDVRSEGGGAFTVSVLVRRFAKYFSIAYIPMMPSFFYGDNGSDNGTLQNLSIKADEKENGGVGVRQEDAASYAQFLAEFSESLKDFLPKHTLCIRFDSSLDFYSIASRDFFVAEMKQAAASEKLAIVKTKTDIQPPDTTLIDLTKSEDELLSAMRSKWRYNIRLAQKKGVVVRAYRAKSDKADVSSLDFDAARALDIFYELYKTTASRDGIAIHAKKYYEDLFALSAAHKDAPLITVYIASHEGENLASIITLFSKSEAVYLYGASSNVKRNLMPAYLLQWTAICDAKSYGSAVYDFYGMPPSDDKNHPMYGLYLFKTGFGGRIVHRPGSLDFPLSPLYAPYAFAESVRAFYHKRIKKILAGRAL; translated from the coding sequence GTGTTTTCTTTTACGATTTCGCCTCTCTCTCCGCGCTCGCTTGCCGACGGAGGAGAGCGTTTTTTGCAGTCGCCGTTTTGGGCGGCGTTTAAATCCCTGCACGGCTGGAAATCGCTCTTTTTCGATGTCCGATCGGAAGGGGGCGGTGCTTTTACCGTTTCGGTTCTCGTGCGGCGCTTTGCAAAATATTTTTCCATCGCCTATATTCCGATGATGCCGTCTTTTTTTTACGGCGACAACGGCAGTGACAACGGTACATTGCAAAACCTCTCGATAAAAGCCGATGAAAAAGAAAACGGAGGGGTCGGCGTGCGGCAGGAGGATGCCGCCTCGTATGCGCAGTTTTTGGCGGAGTTTTCAGAGTCTCTTAAAGACTTTCTCCCCAAGCACACGCTTTGTATACGCTTTGATTCCTCACTCGATTTTTATTCGATAGCTTCGCGCGATTTTTTTGTCGCAGAGATGAAGCAAGCGGCTGCTTCGGAAAAACTGGCGATCGTTAAAACGAAAACCGATATTCAGCCGCCCGACACGACGCTTATCGATTTGACGAAATCGGAAGACGAACTCCTTTCTGCAATGCGGAGCAAGTGGCGCTACAATATCCGCCTTGCACAAAAAAAGGGCGTTGTCGTCCGCGCATACCGCGCGAAAAGCGATAAGGCGGACGTTAGCTCGCTCGATTTCGACGCTGCGCGTGCTCTCGATATTTTTTACGAACTCTATAAGACGACGGCGAGCCGCGACGGCATTGCGATCCACGCAAAAAAATACTATGAAGACCTTTTCGCTTTGAGTGCGGCACATAAAGACGCCCCGCTCATCACGGTCTATATCGCATCGCACGAAGGGGAAAACCTCGCGTCGATCATCACGCTCTTTTCTAAAAGCGAAGCGGTCTATCTCTACGGCGCTTCTTCAAACGTCAAGCGAAACCTCATGCCCGCCTATCTTTTGCAGTGGACTGCGATATGCGATGCGAAATCTTACGGATCGGCCGTCTACGATTTTTACGGTATGCCGCCGTCGGACGATAAAAATCATCCGATGTACGGTCTCTATCTTTTTAAAACCGGATTCGGCGGGCGCATCGTGCATCGCCCGGGATCCCTCGATTTTCCGCTTTCGCCGCTCTATGCGCCCTATGCGTTTGCCGAAAGCGTGAGAGCGTTTTATCATAAACGAATCAAAAAAATTCTTGCAGGTCGTGCCTTATGA
- a CDS encoding ribonuclease Z has product MNMEAFVLGCGGMMPLPYRHLTSVLLRREGELFLFDGGEGTQVSLRRLNLKWKKINAIFVSHTHADHVTGLPGIMMLSSQVDRTEPLYIYGPPKIAEYIETSRKVLDMFINYPVVVKEITAPCVVHGGEGFYIRAFPLAHTKTCVGYTLEELDRPGEFSPEKAKALKVPMGPLWGKLQKGESVTASDGKTVTPDRVLGPSRSGRKFSYVTDTLYKPSIADEVRGSDLLICEGMFEEALIDQAREKKHMTAKQAATIARDAGVKRMAMIHYSPRYTDRELSVLLDEARTIFPAAELTKDRMHFDIPYVE; this is encoded by the coding sequence ATGAATATGGAAGCCTTTGTTTTGGGCTGCGGCGGAATGATGCCGCTCCCGTACCGCCATCTCACGTCGGTGCTTTTGCGCCGCGAAGGGGAGCTCTTTTTATTTGACGGAGGAGAGGGAACGCAAGTGTCGCTCAGGCGTCTCAATCTCAAGTGGAAAAAGATAAATGCGATTTTCGTGTCGCACACCCACGCCGATCACGTAACGGGGCTGCCCGGCATTATGATGCTTTCTTCGCAGGTAGACCGTACCGAACCGCTGTATATCTACGGCCCGCCGAAGATCGCCGAATATATCGAAACGAGCCGCAAAGTGCTCGACATGTTTATCAATTATCCCGTTGTCGTAAAAGAGATTACGGCTCCCTGCGTCGTGCACGGAGGGGAAGGGTTTTATATCCGGGCCTTTCCGCTTGCGCACACGAAAACCTGCGTCGGCTATACGCTCGAAGAGCTCGACCGGCCGGGTGAGTTCAGTCCCGAAAAAGCGAAAGCGCTCAAAGTGCCGATGGGGCCGCTGTGGGGCAAACTGCAAAAAGGCGAGAGCGTTACGGCTTCCGACGGAAAAACCGTTACGCCCGACCGAGTGCTCGGTCCCTCGCGGAGCGGAAGAAAGTTCAGTTATGTGACCGACACGCTCTATAAACCGTCGATCGCGGACGAAGTGCGCGGAAGCGATCTTTTGATCTGCGAAGGTATGTTCGAAGAAGCGCTCATCGATCAGGCGAGAGAAAAGAAACACATGACGGCAAAACAGGCCGCGACGATCGCTCGCGACGCCGGTGTCAAACGTATGGCGATGATTCACTACAGTCCGCGCTATACCGACAGAGAGCTTTCCGTTTTGCTCGATGAAGCGCGGACGATCTTTCCCGCCGCGGAACTCACCAAAGACCGTATGCACTTCGACATTCCCTACGTCGAATAA